The Methanobrevibacter sp. genome contains the following window.
GTGTAATCAAAAGAATATTCAATGGAACCAATAGAAGCAGAAGTCTACAACTATCCAATAAAGAAACAAAACTCAAAAACACAATTTACAACATTTACAGAACAACACAAATTCAAGAAAAATAAGGATTTCTACAAAGCCTTTAATTTTAAAAAAAGAAATTAAAGATGAGTTAAAAACCCATCTACATTTTTTCAGGTGCAACAACACCTAAAATATCTAAAGCATTTTTAATAGTAGTTTTAGCCCTATCGACTAAAATTAATCTAGTATCTTCTACATCAGAACCAATAACTTGTTGTGATTTGTAGAATTTATTAAATGAACCAGCTAAATCTTGACAGTATTGAGTAATATTGTGAACTCTTTGTTTGTTCGCACAATCTTCAACAACTTGTGGGAATTTAGCTATTTGTCTTACTAATTCTTGTTCATCTTCATTAGGAACCCAGTTATCACTAACTTCTAATGCGCTGATATCTTTACCTGATTTTGCAAGTAATTTGCATGCTCTTGCATGAGCATATTGGATAGATGCACAACCTCTTTCAAAGCTTAAAGCTTCATCCCATTTGAAAGTTAAGTGTTTTTCAGGGGATAATTTAGCAATGAAGAATCTGATAGCTCCAACACCAATATCTTCAGCCATTGGTGCAATTTCTTCTTCAGACAAATCAGGGTTTCTGGATTTGATTTCATCATGAGCACGAGATACTGCTTCATCAATCAATTCATCAACAGATACAAATTTACCTCTTCTGGTAGACATTGAACCTTCTGGAAGAGTAATAAACTCGTAAAAGATTACTTCAGGTGCTTCTAATCTTAAGATTTCTTCAAAAATAACTTTGATTTGTTTAGCTGCTAATTTGTGGTCTGAACCTAAGATATCAAGTACAGTATCACCTAAAGTAGCTTTGTATTTGTGATATGCTAAATCTCTTGTGGAATAAAGAGAAGTTCCGTTTGATCTTCTAAGTACAAACTCTTTTTCAATATTGAAATCAGTCAAATCAATGAACATTACTTCTTCTTGTCTTGCAAATCCTTCTTTTTGGATGTAATTTACAAGGTCATTGACTTCTCCGCTTCTTACGAATTGACCTTCCCATACGAAGTCATCGTGGACAATGTTCATTCTTAAAAGAGATTCTTTCATTCCGGAAATACATTTGGAAACTACATCTTCAAAGACTTTGTTCAATTCTTCGTCAGCACCTTCTTCGTATTTTTGGATTAATTCATCAACTTTAGCATTTAAAGCAGGATCTTCTTCAACAGTTTTGTTTGCATCGAAGTATAATTTTCCAATTTTGTGGTCTATTTTATCTCCTTCATAGTCTTCGATTTTTAAACCACATTCAGTAATACCACATACGATAATAGCAATTTGTCTTCCCATATCATTTACATAATATTGTGTTATGACATCTCTTCCTGCTAATTTTAATAATCTTGATAAAGAATCTCCAAAAATGGAGTTTCTGATGTGACCAATGTGTAATGGTCCATTTGGATTAGCTGAAGTGTGTTCTAAGACAATTTTTTCACCATATGCTGGAAGTTGTCCGTAGTTTTCATCAACTTTTTCCAATAACAATTTTGAGAATTTAGAATAGTCAATGAAGAAATTTACATAAGGTCCAAAGTTTTGTACTTTGGAGAATATTTCAGGTACTTCAATTTTTTCAACTAAACCTTTTGCAACTTCAGGAGGAGAAGTTTTTAATTTTTTAGTAAGTGCAAATGCAATTGTACTTGCTAAATCACCTAAATTTGGGTTAGGTGGAAATTCTAATTTAAAATCTCTATCAACATCTACGTCATATTGATCTAATGCTTTGTTAATAGCATCAATAGCTTGCTTTTCAATTTCGAAATACATTAACTCACCTTAATAATAATTATAACCCTCTTAACCAAAGGGAAAGATAACCAATTTTTGGAATTACGACTAAATTATCGTCTACTGTTACAACTTTTTCTTTAATTTGGCTTGAAGTAACATAATACGGATCAGGAGAATCATTATTGTCCCCTTTAATTACATACATCGTAGTTCCGTTAATATCTGTAATATTAATAATTCTATGGATAACTGGTTGGTCATACCAAGCTGCATCATAAACAACTACATCACCAACTTTAACATCACTTGCATTGAACTCATTAATGCCTAAAAAATCTGCCTTTTCAACAAGAACAATGTCCCCTCTGTAAAATGCAGGTTCCATACTTCCAGATACTACCACATTCAAGTGTTGGGCAGCGATTAGAACTATAATAAGAATAACTACATATGATGCAATTTCTTTAAAATCAATTTCCATTTTAAATTACCTTCTTCTTTTTCTAAATGCCTCTTTTAAAGCAATTTCAATAGCATCGGAGGTTGTTTGTATATCTTCCATACTATGAGCATTTGAAATAAAGTTACATTCAAATTGAGATGGTGGAATAAATACACCTTGTTTTAACAAGGATTTGAAATATCTTAAGAATTGTTTTCTGTCAGATTCTTGAGCATCAGCATAATTGTAAACTGGTGCAGGATTGAAATAAATTTGGAACATTGATGCAAGTCCAACCGGTTGGATGTTGTATTCTTCATCATCGATTATGGATTGTATATTTCCTCTAAGGAACTTACCTTTTCTGTCTAACTCTTTGTAAAATACTTCGTCCAATTGAGTTAAAGTAGAAATACCTGCTTGAACAGATATAGGATTTCCTGCAAAAGTACCTGCCTGATAAACAGGACCATTAGGAGCAATCAATTCCATGATTTCCTTTTTACCACAGAAAGCACCCATAGGAAGTCCACCACCAACAATTTTACCAAGAGTGGTTAAATCAGGAGTAACACCATAATATTCTTGAGCTCCACCTCTTGAAGCTCTAAAACCAGTGATAACTTCATCAAAAATTAAAACTATGTCATTTTCTTCTGTAATTTTTCTAATAAATTCTAAAAATCCTGGTTTTGGTTCAATACAACCAACATTACCCATAACAACTTCCATGATGATACAAGCAATATTTTCTCCTTCTTTTTCAATTAACTCTGTCAAAGCTTCTTCATCATTGAATGGAACAGATAAAGTATTTTTAGTGGTATCGACTGGAATACCTGCACTATCAGGTAAAGTTGCAGCACCAGATCCACCTTTAACTAATACATAATCATGTGCTCCATGATATGCTCCTTCAAATTTAACAATTTTGTCACGACCAGTAAAACCACGTGCTAATCTTATTGCACTCATAGTAGCTTCAGTACCACTATTACAGAATCTTACCATTTCAGCTGATGGAACCCTATCAATAACTTCTTTTGCAAGAGTAATTTCATTTTCAGTTGGAGCACCATATGCACTACCAATAGTTAATTGATTAGATACTTCTCTTACAACTTTAGGGTTAGCGTGTCCTAATATTAATGGACCATATGCTAAACAGTGATCAATGTAAGTTTTTCCATCTTCATCAGTAAGTTTTGAACCTCCAGCACTTTTAACAAAAAATGGATAAGGTTTAAAAGCACGTACAGGAGAATTTACTCCTCCAGGGAAATAATTTTTAGATTCATTGAATAATTCTTCAGAATTCATTTTATCACACTATAAATGTTGTATTAATGAATTTACACAAGCAACTGCAATTGGTGTTCCACCTTTAGGTCCTTCAACAATAACATTAGGAATATTGGAATTATGTAGAGCTTCTTTTGAATCAGCAGCACCGACAAAACCAACAGGAACTCCTACAATAGCTTTAAGATTCATTTCACCTTTTTCGTATAAGTCCATAGCTTCAAAAACAGCAGTTGGAGCATTTCCAGAAACTACAATACCTTCAAAATCATTTGATGCAGCATAACGCATTGCAGCAGCTGCCCTTGTAATCTGATTTTCTTTAGCTATTTTAATTACTTCTTCATTTCTGATATAACACTCAACTTCCCCATCATATCTTGTAATACCATATTTAACCATATTAATATCAGTTAAAATAGTTTCATTATTTTTTAGGGACGTCATAGCCACATCTACAAAATCAGGACTAATTTTTACTAGTTTTGCATATTCGGGATCTGCTGTTGAATGAACAATCCTTTCAACAATATCCCTTTCAGCAGGATTTAAATCTTTGACATCATCTCCAATAAGACCACGGATAATTTCTCTACTTTTATTAGCAATATCCAAACCTTGTTTAGTTGATGCACCCATGAACATTTTGTCTGTCATAGATTAATTTTTGGATTAAATATATGTTAAATATTTTGATTATTTATAAAAAAAGATGAAAAATTAAGTAAAAATTATTTATCACTTGCAGATAAACCTGCTAGATATCCAGTTGAAAAGGCAATTTTTAAATTATATCCTCCTGTTGGACCATGAACATCCAAAACTTCACCTGCAAAGTATAAATTAGGAACAACAGTTGATTCCATAGTTTTTGAATTTATATTAGTTAAATCAATACCTCCAACAGTCACTTTAGCCAAATCCCCATTAAAACCAGTTATTTCAAATGAAAACCTTTTTAAATTTTCGATTAATCTGTTTTTACTTTTTTTATTGACTCTGGACAATTGAGTTTCACCATCAATACCCGTTTCATTTAAAAAGAAGTCTATGAATCTATTTGTTAAGAATTGCTTCAAATAGTTTTTAATCATTGCTTTTCCTTTAAAATCTTGATTAAATTTTTCATTTAACTCCTCACGTGTGAAATCAGGACATAAATCTATAGCAATATTAAAATTAATATCAGGATTTTCCTTTTCTAATAAGTTATAACTTATAACTTCTGAGATTTCATTACTCAAATCAATTATTCCGGGACCTGTCATCCCAACATGTGAAATTAAAACATTACCTCGAACCTTAGTTTTCTTATAACTTATAACAACATCATACAACGTTACACCAGCAATACTTGACAAATCTTTCGCTGTAATTAAAGGAGATAGGCCATATTTGATGTCTGTCAATGGCTGTTCAGTAAGAGAATAATTCCCAATATTGCAACCTGTTTGCGGGTAAGTCATACCCCCTGTTGCAATAATAATCTTGTCTGCTTTTAACTTATCATTAATAACAAAATCTTCACTTATACTTTTAACTTCAAAGTTATAACTTATAACTACATCTTTCAGGTAATCTATTAGAATATTAAGAACATCCTTAGATTTCTCACTTTCAGGAAATATTCTATTATTATCTTCTTCAATGAAATTTAATCCTTTATTTTCAAAAAATGAGAGTAATTTTTCATTAGTAAGTGTATAAAAAGAGTGCTTTAAAAAATTTTTTTGAGGATAGAATTTTAATAGCTTTTTTATCGGTTTTGCATTGGTAATATTACACCTACCACCACCACTCATTAAGAGTTTACGACCTAGTTTAGAGTTTTTTTCAAGCAATATAACGCTTGAGGAATTCTGACTTGCAGCAATTGCCGCCATGATTCCCGCTGGTCCGCCGCCAATAACAGCTATTTCATATTCATCCATAATATCTAAAAAAAGAAAAGAAATTAAGGGGTTAATCTGTGTCTGTCTCTAGGGAAGAGTACACATTCACGGATGTTTTCAGATCCAGTAAGTACCATAGTTAATCTATCAGCACCTACACCCCAACCTGCGTGAGGAGGCATACCGTATTCAAATGCTTTAAGATAGCTTCCAAATCCAGCAGGGTTTAATCCTCTTTCTTCGATTTGTTTTACGAGTAAATCGTATTGGTGTACACGAGTAGCACCGGAAGATAACTCTAAGTTGTTGTACATTAAATCGAAAGCATGGGAGTATTTTTCGTCTCCTTCTTGAGGCATTACATAGAATGGTTTAATTGCAGATGGCCATTCGGTTAAGAAGTAGAATCCACCCATAGTGTCTCCTAATGCTTTTTCAGCTTCACGAGATAAGTCTTCTCCCCATTCCATTTCTACTCCACGAGAGTTAACAATATCAACTGCTTCGTCGTAGGTTACAACTGGGAAGTTTCCTTTAGGTACTTCTAATTCACGTCCTAAAACAGCTAATTCATCAGCACATTTATCATTGATATCAGTTAAGACGTTAATGAGCATATCATTTAATACTTTCATTACATCAACATCGTCCATGAAGGAAGCTTCTGCATCGATGGAAACCGCTTCATTTAAGTGTCTTAAAGTATCATGTTCTTCTGCTCTGAAAATTTGACCAATTTCGAATACTTTGTCCATTCCAGCACCCATCATCATTTGTTTGTATAATTGAGGGGATTGTCCTAAGAATGCTTCTTTTTCAAAGTAAGTAATTGGGAATAATTCTGTTCCTCCTTCAGTAGCGGAAGCTACAAGTTTAGGAGTGTTAATTTCATAAAATCCATTATCATAGAAGTAATCTCTGATGGTATGGAACATTTGACCTTTGATTTTGAAAATTGCTGAAACATTTTCTTTTCTTAAATCAATGAATCTTGAATCTAATCTGGTATCGATTCCAGCTTGAACTTTTTCAGTAGGATCCATTGGTAAAGGTTGATTGGATAAGTTTAATACTTTAATTTCTTTAGGAATAATTTCCACACCATTTGGTGCTTTTGGAGCTTCTTGAACTAATCCTTTAATAGCAACAACGGATTCTTTTCTGAATTTTCTAATATCTTCTAATATTTCTGCTTCTACTTTTTTACTTGGAGCGGTTAATTGAACTCTACCAGTAACATCTCTGATAATTACAAAGATAATTCCACCTAAGTCACGGATTTCATGTACCCACCCCATGATGGTAACGTCACTACCTGCAATTTCTGGGGTAGTTTCTTTAGCGTAATGAGTTCTTCTCCAGTCATTTAATAAACCTTGCAAATTATTCACCTCGGTTATAAAAATAAAAATAATGATAAAACTTTCATTATAAATGTAATTTATGTTTTAATGTTTAATAAATATATGTAAAAAAAGAAAGAATTTAAAAAATAAAATTTATTCTTTAAATTTAGTTTTGTCTAATGTTTTAACAACCTTTGCTGGAACACCAACAGCAACTTCACAGTCCCCAACATCTTTTGTAACAACTGCACTGGCTCCAACAATAGCATTTTCACCAATTGTTACTCCTGGAAGAATAGATGCACCAGCACCAATCCAAGCTCCTTTTTTAATATGAATTGGTTTGCATGTTAAAATATTACGTTCATACTCATCATGATTATTTGATAACAATTGAACATTTGCGGCGATTAACACATCATCTTCAATTGTTATTCCACCACGAGCCATCAAAAGACTATTAGAGTTAATATAAACATTTTTACCAATTTTAACCTTATTTAATGCAGCACCTGCAATAGGTGCCATTACAAATGAATTTTCATCCAAATCCAGTAATTCATTCATAATTTCAATATACTCATCAGATCTTGGTAAAGTATGATTTAATTTAAAAATTAACTCTGTTTCGTGAGCATAGTAAATTAAATCTTCTTCCGTTTGTTCATCCATATTAACTTTTTCATAATCCATTTATTCATCTCTTAATCTAGTTTTAAATGAATTTGCATGTGCAAAGAATCCTTCATATTCCGCAATTGGTACTGAAGTTTTAGATAAGTCTTTAAGACCATCTTTTGTAATCCTTTGAACAGTCGGTTTTTTAATGAATGCTTCAGTAGATAAACCTGAATACATTTTAGCTCCCCCACCTGTTGGAAGAACGTGGTTAGTTCCAGACCCATAGTCTCCCGCTGCTACTGGAGAATAGGAACCTAAAAATATTGAACCTGCATTGTTGACTTGTGACAATGTTTCATCATCATCTTTAGTGGTAATGATTAAATGTTCCGGAGCATACTCATTTGTAACATGAATAGCTTCTTCAAAAGTGTTAGTGATAATAATTTTTCCACTTTTAGATAATGATTCTTCAATGATTTCACGTCTAGGAGCAATTTCAGTTAATTGTTTTACGAATTCATCAGTTTTAAGAGCTAAATCTTCAGAGTCAGTGACTAAGAAACATGATGCATTAGGGTCATGTTCTGCTTGTGCCAAAATATCAGTTGCTAAAAATTCTGGATTTGCAGTATCATCAGCAAGGATTAAAACTTCAGATGGACCTGCAGGGAATTCAATGTCAACTTGACCATAAACTAATTTCTTAGCTGCAGTAACGAATATATTTCCCGGACCTACAATTTTTTCTACACGAGGAATGGATTCAGTTCCATAAGCGAGTCCTGCAATAGCCTGTGCTCCTCCAACTTTATAGATTTCATCAGCACCAGCAATATCCGCTGCAACAAGAATTGCATCTAAAATTTTACCGTCTTTTTGTGGAGGTGTAACACATACAACCTTTTTAACACCTGCAATTTTAGCAGGAATAACAGTCATTAAAATTGATGAAGGATAAGCTGCTCTTCCTCCAGGAATGTAACATCCAGCAGAATTT
Protein-coding sequences here:
- the aspS gene encoding aspartate--tRNA(Asn) ligase, producing MQGLLNDWRRTHYAKETTPEIAGSDVTIMGWVHEIRDLGGIIFVIIRDVTGRVQLTAPSKKVEAEILEDIRKFRKESVVAIKGLVQEAPKAPNGVEIIPKEIKVLNLSNQPLPMDPTEKVQAGIDTRLDSRFIDLRKENVSAIFKIKGQMFHTIRDYFYDNGFYEINTPKLVASATEGGTELFPITYFEKEAFLGQSPQLYKQMMMGAGMDKVFEIGQIFRAEEHDTLRHLNEAVSIDAEASFMDDVDVMKVLNDMLINVLTDINDKCADELAVLGRELEVPKGNFPVVTYDEAVDIVNSRGVEMEWGEDLSREAEKALGDTMGGFYFLTEWPSAIKPFYVMPQEGDEKYSHAFDLMYNNLELSSGATRVHQYDLLVKQIEERGLNPAGFGSYLKAFEYGMPPHAGWGVGADRLTMVLTGSENIRECVLFPRDRHRLTP
- a CDS encoding signal peptidase I, whose translation is MEIDFKEIASYVVILIIVLIAAQHLNVVVSGSMEPAFYRGDIVLVEKADFLGINEFNASDVKVGDVVVYDAAWYDQPVIHRIINITDINGTTMYVIKGDNNDSPDPYYVTSSQIKEKVVTVDDNLVVIPKIGYLSLWLRGL
- the hisD gene encoding histidinol dehydrogenase, which encodes MEILRYADIDLVETIKRSEEDVNKVLDIVSDILDNVKNNQDKAIREYTEKFDGVTIEDLKVSEDEIKEAYDTLDDELLVALKQAAANIEKFHKKQIPGEWEIEVNPGIVAGQIVRPINSAGCYIPGGRAAYPSSILMTVIPAKIAGVKKVVCVTPPQKDGKILDAILVAADIAGADEIYKVGGAQAIAGLAYGTESIPRVEKIVGPGNIFVTAAKKLVYGQVDIEFPAGPSEVLILADDTANPEFLATDILAQAEHDPNASCFLVTDSEDLALKTDEFVKQLTEIAPRREIIEESLSKSGKIIITNTFEEAIHVTNEYAPEHLIITTKDDDETLSQVNNAGSIFLGSYSPVAAGDYGSGTNHVLPTGGGAKMYSGLSTEAFIKKPTVQRITKDGLKDLSKTSVPIAEYEGFFAHANSFKTRLRDE
- a CDS encoding aminoacetone oxidase family FAD-binding enzyme, whose translation is MDEYEIAVIGGGPAGIMAAIAASQNSSSVILLEKNSKLGRKLLMSGGGRCNITNAKPIKKLLKFYPQKNFLKHSFYTLTNEKLLSFFENKGLNFIEEDNNRIFPESEKSKDVLNILIDYLKDVVISYNFEVKSISEDFVINDKLKADKIIIATGGMTYPQTGCNIGNYSLTEQPLTDIKYGLSPLITAKDLSSIAGVTLYDVVISYKKTKVRGNVLISHVGMTGPGIIDLSNEISEVISYNLLEKENPDINFNIAIDLCPDFTREELNEKFNQDFKGKAMIKNYLKQFLTNRFIDFFLNETGIDGETQLSRVNKKSKNRLIENLKRFSFEITGFNGDLAKVTVGGIDLTNINSKTMESTVVPNLYFAGEVLDVHGPTGGYNLKIAFSTGYLAGLSASDK
- a CDS encoding cobalt-precorrin-8 methylmutase, producing the protein MTDKMFMGASTKQGLDIANKSREIIRGLIGDDVKDLNPAERDIVERIVHSTADPEYAKLVKISPDFVDVAMTSLKNNETILTDINMVKYGITRYDGEVECYIRNEEVIKIAKENQITRAAAAMRYAASNDFEGIVVSGNAPTAVFEAMDLYEKGEMNLKAIVGVPVGFVGAADSKEALHNSNIPNVIVEGPKGGTPIAVACVNSLIQHL
- the argS gene encoding arginine--tRNA ligase, which codes for MYFEIEKQAIDAINKALDQYDVDVDRDFKLEFPPNPNLGDLASTIAFALTKKLKTSPPEVAKGLVEKIEVPEIFSKVQNFGPYVNFFIDYSKFSKLLLEKVDENYGQLPAYGEKIVLEHTSANPNGPLHIGHIRNSIFGDSLSRLLKLAGRDVITQYYVNDMGRQIAIIVCGITECGLKIEDYEGDKIDHKIGKLYFDANKTVEEDPALNAKVDELIQKYEEGADEELNKVFEDVVSKCISGMKESLLRMNIVHDDFVWEGQFVRSGEVNDLVNYIQKEGFARQEEVMFIDLTDFNIEKEFVLRRSNGTSLYSTRDLAYHKYKATLGDTVLDILGSDHKLAAKQIKVIFEEILRLEAPEVIFYEFITLPEGSMSTRRGKFVSVDELIDEAVSRAHDEIKSRNPDLSEEEIAPMAEDIGVGAIRFFIAKLSPEKHLTFKWDEALSFERGCASIQYAHARACKLLAKSGKDISALEVSDNWVPNEDEQELVRQIAKFPQVVEDCANKQRVHNITQYCQDLAGSFNKFYKSQQVIGSDVEDTRLILVDRAKTTIKNALDILGVVAPEKM
- the hemL gene encoding glutamate-1-semialdehyde 2,1-aminomutase, translating into MNSEELFNESKNYFPGGVNSPVRAFKPYPFFVKSAGGSKLTDEDGKTYIDHCLAYGPLILGHANPKVVREVSNQLTIGSAYGAPTENEITLAKEVIDRVPSAEMVRFCNSGTEATMSAIRLARGFTGRDKIVKFEGAYHGAHDYVLVKGGSGAATLPDSAGIPVDTTKNTLSVPFNDEEALTELIEKEGENIACIIMEVVMGNVGCIEPKPGFLEFIRKITEENDIVLIFDEVITGFRASRGGAQEYYGVTPDLTTLGKIVGGGLPMGAFCGKKEIMELIAPNGPVYQAGTFAGNPISVQAGISTLTQLDEVFYKELDRKGKFLRGNIQSIIDDEEYNIQPVGLASMFQIYFNPAPVYNYADAQESDRKQFLRYFKSLLKQGVFIPPSQFECNFISNAHSMEDIQTTSDAIEIALKEAFRKRRR